From a single Paenibacillus sp. FSL R5-0345 genomic region:
- a CDS encoding DapH/DapD/GlmU-related protein has product MTMRERIASGKLFTDYCEGLPEDRVKAKRRMHAFNLTTPDDLDKRTQLIQEIFGKETKAWIEPPFYFCYGTNIEIGDGTYINFNCNFVDDTKIIIGKNVMFGPAVTIATVGHPIHPDYRGYMYAEPVEIENNCWIGANVTICPGVTIGENTVIGAGSVVTKDIPANSIAVGNPCRVMRTINEHDLKYYYKDKEITEEDLDEEARLR; this is encoded by the coding sequence ATGACGATGAGAGAACGTATTGCCTCCGGTAAACTATTTACTGATTATTGTGAAGGACTGCCTGAAGACAGAGTAAAGGCGAAAAGAAGAATGCATGCCTTTAATTTAACGACGCCAGATGATCTAGATAAGCGTACACAACTCATTCAAGAAATATTTGGAAAAGAAACGAAGGCGTGGATCGAGCCACCTTTTTATTTTTGCTATGGTACAAACATTGAGATTGGAGATGGGACGTACATTAATTTTAATTGTAATTTTGTTGACGACACTAAAATTATTATTGGAAAAAATGTTATGTTCGGTCCTGCTGTAACCATTGCTACAGTAGGACATCCAATCCATCCGGATTACAGAGGATATATGTATGCTGAACCAGTGGAAATTGAGAACAATTGTTGGATTGGGGCGAATGTTACAATTTGTCCTGGAGTCACGATTGGTGAAAATACTGTCATTGGTGCCGGCAGTGTTGTAACAAAAGATATTCCGGCTAACTCCATTGCTGTTGGCAATCCATGCAGGGTGATGCGCACCATTAATGAACACGACCTAAAATACTATTACAAGGACAAAGAGATCACTGAGGAAGATCTGGATGAAGAAGCGCGCTTGAGATGA